The following DNA comes from Bryobacteraceae bacterium.
CCTTGCTCAACGAAGCGCCGCGGGTGTCATCGAGATAAACCGGCGTCAGCACCAACTGGTAGAGTTCTCCGTTGAGCACATAGAACCCGGACGCTTGCTTCGGGAAGCCGGGCAGCACGGTGCGGACCATCGGCCAGGAGGCGGGCAGTTGAACGGGGGCGGCGGTGTCGAGCGCGGCTACGGTGGCGCCGCTCGGCTCGGTGACGACGAAGAACGCGGTTTCCTTGAGTTGATCCGACACCTTTACCCACAGCTCCCCGGCGGTGTCCTGGATCGTGGGGCGATGGCGGGTCTGGAAGGCAGCGCGGACGTGTGGATGGCTGCTGAGCACGGCCGCGACGGAAGCGAGCGTTTCCGACCGTGCTTTCCAGAGCGATTCATAGGCCTGGAAGCTGGCGCGGATTTCCTCCTGCAGCGTCTGGTTTGCGGATTCGACGATGTTGCGCTGCAGCACCCAGGCGGTGAGCGCGAACAGGATCGTCAGCCCCACCGAGGTCGACAGCCAGATGCGCGCGAGGAGATTCGGCCTCACTTGCCTTGGCCCCCATAGGCGCCCTTGTCGTTCGGCTCCGGCCCGTAATCGCGGCCGTACTTGTTCTTGTGGGGCGGCTGCGAGTAGCGCGCCTCTGAAATCTTCACCGGGCCGACGACGGCCCCATCGGCTCCGACCGTAACCGGCCGTTCGAGGCTCTTCAGCCCGTTCTCCGGCGCCCGCTCGTGCCAGACCTTCATCACGTACTCGCCGGCGGGCACGTCCGGGATGCGGAACGCGCCGGACTTGTCGGTCACCGAATACCACGGAGTCTTCACCACCACCACCACCGCGTTCATCGTCGAGTGGATATTGCAGAACACCCGGACAACGCCTTCCCGCACGAAGCGGACCTTGTAGGTGGACCCGGGCGCATAGAGCCCGGTATCGAACCGCTGGCCGGCGAAGTTGGAGAACGCGTTGTGGAAGATGGGGTCGAGGTTCGGCCAGTCGATGGTGGAGCCGACGGGGACCACGCTGACGTGCGGCGTGAAGCGCTTCTTCTTCTGCAGCACCGTCTGGAGGATCGGCGCGGGCCTGGGCGGCGCGCCGTGGACGGGTTCGAGCCAGACGACGACGCCGGTGGAATCCTTCGCGAGGGTTCCGCGGATACCGGTGATCTCCACGCGGCCGGTGACGTCGGCGGCGGACAGGGGCAGCATCGCGGCCGCGGCCAGCACGGCCGCGCGCCTAGAACAGGTACGCAATGCCGAGGTCATAACGATTGTTCTTCCGCGTTCCCTGTCCGAGAATCTCCGTGCGCGTCTGGAGGGCTTCGAGCGAGACGATTACGTTCGGCGCGAGCCGCCATTGGATGTTCGCGGCACCGGTGCGATTGAGCCCGACGCCGCCGGCGGCGAGATCCGAATCGCGGTCGTCGTGGGCGCCGCCGAATACGTTGAAAGTGAGCCACGAGGTCACCGGAAAGGCCGCCTGTCCCCAGCCGCCCTGCGAACGTACGGCTTCGGGCCGGCCGTTCTCCAGCCGGAAGCTCTGGCGCAGGGAGCCGAAGTGGTGCACGTTCTGGCCCTTCCAGAAGAGGCCCGTGAGTTCGACGACGGACGCCGGCCGGAACAGCCAGTCCACCGATACGAGATTCGAGCGTACGCCGAAACCGTCGATGCGGGATTCGCTCAGGTGGAATCCGGGCGCCACCTGCACCGCGCCGCCATCCCAGGCGCGCCCCAGTTCAAAACGGCCTTCGAGCCCTGGCTGCCGGCGGGAAAAGGAGAATCGAGCGGGGAGGTTGAAGCCGGAATCTTCGGAAGTCTGGATCAGGGCCACCTGGGCGCGCGCGAGGGTGGAATCGGCGCTGCCCCAGCGTTGTTCGAACCGAAGCTGCGGCTGCCAGCGCCAGAGGTTGCCGGCCGACGTCAGAGGCGAAACGCCCTGGAAGGCGAGCGACGATGGGTCGCGGGGGGAAAACAGCGGCTTGTCCTGGACGAAGGCGAGCGTGCGGCTGGCCCATTCAAGTTCGATGGACGCCGTCCGCACCCGGACGGGGTAGAAGTTGGTGGACTCGGTGGTCCCTTCGAAGAAATCGAAGAAGACCGAGCCCTTCACCTGGCCGCCGGCGACGGTCTTGCCGCCGAGGTAGCGCGCGCCGAGGATGGTCTGGCGGAAAGTGATGCCACCGGTGCGGCGACCGGCCGCGGGAACGGCGCGCGTGGGCTGGTCGTTGCCGCCGGCGAACGGGCCGTTGCGGTACAGGTTGGCGAGCAACATGCCGGTGATCTTCACCGGGTAGCGCTGCACCGCCTCCACTTTGGTCTGCGCGTGCTCGTCGACGCGGCGCTCCTGAATTGAGAGCCGCTCATCGAGTTCCTGGACGCTCGCCGCCTGCGGATCGACGGTCTCGCCCTTGAGCGCTTTGACCTGGTTGCGGAGGTCGGCCACTTCGTCGCGCAGGGCGCGGTTTTCGGACTCCAGGCGGTTCAGCCGCTCCAGAATCTGGGCGAGAGAAGCGTCCTGTTGAGCGGTGGCCGGGATTACGGAAAAAAGCAGGAAGAGCCAGCCCCGCGGCTTCATGCGCACTCCCCGAGCAATGTTTCCAGCTTCCTGCGCAGCGCCCGCGGCGAGTAGGGTTTGGCGAAGCAGGCGTTGGCGCCCAGGCTGAGCACCCTCTCGGTCCAATCGGGATCGGAACTTCCACTGGCGACGATGATCGGCGTTCGGGCGTAGCGGGGGACGGCGCGCATGCGGGAAATGAGTTCGAATCCGTCCATCCTGGGCATCTCCAGATCGGTGATCACGGCGGCCACCCGCGCGGCCTCTTCCTGGAGCATCCCCCACGCTTCCAGCCCGGTGCCGGCGACACGGATCTCGGCGCCATCGACATTGGTGAGGGCGATTTCGAGGTTGGCGGCCATTTGCGGCGAGTCTTCGACGATCAGAATCGTGCGGGCTGTGGTGGGCGCCGGTTTCATCAGGGTAGCGTGGGTCCTTCCCTACTATTGTTCGACGGACCCGACTATGTTCCAGTATTCACCTTGTTAATTCGATGTTAAACGTTACGGCAGGAACCGGTATCCAACGCCGTGGACAGTCGTGAAGTGCCGGGGAACGTTGGCATCGGGCTCGAGCTTCTGGCGGAGCTTGACGACGTGGGCGTCCACGGTACGGGTATTGGGGAAACTATCGTAGCCCCAGACGGCGTTGAGTATCATATCGCGCGTGAGAGGGCGGTCCGGGTTCTGGAGAAAGTAGACGAGGAGGTTGTATTCGGCAGGCGTGACCTTGATCTCGTTGTTGCCGCGTTTCACGACGCGGCGCTCCAGATCCACCTCCGTCTCGCCGAAACGGAGAACCGTATGGACTTCCGGCGAGGCGCGGCGCAGAACGGCGCGGATGCGGGCCAGGAGTTCGCGGCGGCCGAAAGGTTTGGTGACGTAATCGTCGGCGCCGATTTCGAGGAGGACCACTTTGTCTACCTCTTCGCCGACGGCGCTGAGGACAATGATCGGCGTTTGGATCTGTGCGGAGCGGAGTTGCTTGCAGATTTCCGTACCGGTCATCCCCGGAAGGCGTAGGTCGACGATGAGAAGGTCCGGCTTGAGGGTGAGCGCCTTCTCGTAACCCGTTGTGCCGTCAGAGGCTTGCACGACTCGGAAGCCTTCCTGCTCCAGCATGACGGTAATTGTATCCTGAAGGCTCTCATCATCGTCTATTAGGAGGATGGTTTGCATTGCCCGGTTCCGTCCCATCGATTGTACCGTGCCGGAGGGCCGCAAACTGCCTGCATTGCCAACACTTGACCCAGAGGAGACAATTAGAGAATGAAGCAAACTTTCGCCGTTGCCCTGCTAGCCGCGCTGCCCGTGCTCGCCAACTACAAGGCGGAGCCCGCCGGTGCGCCGCCGAGCGAGCTCGACCCGGCCATCGCCGGCGCGCTGGAGGCCACGGGAACGAAGGTGTTGACTTCCGACGGCAAGACGCTGTGCGAGATCTGGTGGCGGAAGGACGTCCCCAAGGGCACGCCGTCGAATGAGACCGACATGATGTGGAAGACCACGCCGATGTTTTCGGTGGTCGGCGCGGTCCGCTATCCCGAGGAGGCCGCCGACCGGCGCGGCCAGAAGATCAAGGCGGGCGTCTACACGCTGCGTTTCGCGCTCTTCCCGATCAACGGCGATCACCAGGGTGTGTCGCCGAACCGGGACTTCCTGGTGTTGGCGCCGGCCGCCGAGGATAAGTCGATCGAACCGGTGGCGAAGTATGACGACCTGATGAAGCTGTCGCGCAAAGTGAGCGGCACGCCGCATCCGGCCGTGCTGAGCATGTGGGTGGTGGAAAGCGACTTCACGGCCGGCATGCAGGAGCTTGGCGAGGATCAGGTGCTGTTTGCCAAGGTGGGCGGCACGCCGATCGGGGTGATTCTCGTCGGTACGGCGGAGTAGGCTACTCCAGCGCCTGGTATACCGAAGCCGAGAACTTCGGCTGGATGTCGGTGCCATTGGGCATCAACTGGATCATCAGCACGACGACGAGCCCGCTTTCGGGGTCGACTTGGTAGGTGGTCCCATAGGCGCCTCCCCAGCCGAACGCTCCCACCCCGGCCATTCCGCTGGCTCCATAGCGATCCACTGTCTGGAATCCGAGGCCGAAGCCCAAGCCGTTGGTCGAGTGCAGCGTTCCGGACTGGTTCGTTTTCATCAGGCGGGCGGTGCGTGTTCCCAGGATGCGAGCTCCGTCGAGCTCGCCGTCGCGGCGGATGGCCTCCAGGAAACGCGCATAGTCGCGAGCGGTGGAGGTCAGCCCGGCGCCGCCCGCGAAGCTCTTGCGCGGACCTTCAACGTAGTGGCCCTGGCCTTTGGAGCCCTCCGGCGCGCGGACGACGGCGCCGCTGGGTCCGGTGGCGTAGACGGCGGCGAGTCGGTCGCGTTCGGCTGGCGGGATGTAGAAGCGCGTGTCCTTCATCCCGAGCGGACCGGTGATGCGCTCGCGCACGAATTCGTCGAGCGACTTGCCGGACGCCTTCTCGACAATGCAGCCGAGGATGTCGGTGTTGTAGCCGTAAACGTAGGCTTCGCCGGGCTGAGAGACGAAGGGCAGCGTTCCGAGCCGGTCCATGGTGACGCAGATGGGCTCGTCCTTGTCGGCTGTGTACCAGCCGTTGCCGGCGTTTGGGCCGAGCCCGAGGCGCGCGTAGGCGTCGCGGACATGGGCGTCGACGCCATAGGAGATCCCAGCGGTGTGGGTGAGCAGATGGCGGATGGTGATGGGCCGCTTTGCGGGCTCGGTACCGCCTTCCTTGAGCGCGACGGTGGTTTTGGCGAAGGTTGGGATGAAGTCGCCGGCGCGCTGGTCGAGCCCGATCTTGCCATCTTCGACGAGCGCGAGGACGGCGGCCGAGGTGATGGCCTTCGATTGGGAGGCGATGCGGAAGATGGTGTCCGTGGTCATCTTGCGCTTGGCCTCGATGTCCGCCCAGCCGACGGCGCGCTCGTAGACGGGGACACCGTCGCGAAGCACGAGCGCCACCGCCCCGGCGATCTTCTTTTCGGCAACGAAGCGATCGAGGAGGTGATCGACGCGTTCGAGGCGCTTCGTCGAGATCTGGAGTTTCTGCGCGGGCGTGGAGACGGCGGCGAGGGCCGCGGCGAGGAGGATGGCGGTGGTTCGGTTCATGCCTGGTATCGCGCCGATCTTAACACGGCGCCTTAGACGGGGGAGGTGCCGTCGCGATGCAGATCCAGGGGCTGGACGGCCGGCTCGGCACGGTCGTCGAACTCCAGCATTCGCCCTTCTTCCTGCCCGGACAGCGAATTCCTCCAGCGCGCCGCGAATGCCGCCGCCGCCAGCGCCGCTAGCAGTATGGCCACACCCTCGGGACTTCGAAGCGCTTGCCGCTCCAGCCGTGCGGCCGTTACGACAGGCAGCGCGACGGCCACGTAGGCAAGGGCGGCGATGTTGAATCCCGACTTGCCGGGCTGGTAGGAACAGGTGAATGGGATCTTTGGAAAACTCGCCAGGCTGATCTCGACCAGGACGATACCGAGAAGGCTCAGAGCCACGAGGTGAACCGCCGCCGCCCACACCGGCCAGATGACGAAGAACACGGTCGCCGCCAGCAAAGCAACCGGACCGATGCCGAGCGCATACATCGTCCGGCGCACCGCTCGCGGGACTGCATGACCGCCTTCGCCGGTCGTCATCCGGAAGATCCAGTTCGCGCGCAACTCCACTGGCAGCGACGCCGCGACCCGGATGCCGATCACGGAAGCGCACAGCACCAGGATGCTTGCCACGAGCAGCGGAACGTTCGGCTCGCGCAAGGCGTCCTCATTGGCGCCGAGCTGCCGCTGAACGCCCGGAGCCTTCACGATGAACACCACCACGGCCAGCGCCAAACCCCAATAGAAGGCGAGGAGTAGGCGGTGCTGACGGCTCCGCGCCAGCGTACGAATCCCGAAATGCGCCACCGCGCGGTCCACCCCGCGGCCGGGCAGGCGGAGCCAATGCATGCCAGCCACTGGAGCGACATCCGGCTGCTCGGCGATGCGGCGCATCGAGCGCAGGTAGGCGAACAGGTACGCCGCGGCAGCCACCAAAAGCGCCCCGCCCAACGCCGCCCACGCCCTTCGGGCCAAAGGCGCCAAGACCTCCGACCCGGCCAATTGCTGAAACAGGCCAAGAAACCAATAGGTCGGCGACCACCACAGCCAGCCTCCGTTCTGGGCGGAGACCAGCACCGGCGGCGACACCGCCAGCGGCAGCAGCATGTATCCGCCCACCAAGCCGGCGAAGATCGTGAGTTGAAGACCAGGCGAGACGCGCAAGAACCATCTTCGGGGCAGGATCTGCTCGGCGGCACCCTGCAACGCCATCACGAAGAGGAACACAAACGCGGCGCTCGCGAGCATCGTCACCCAGTACGCCAGTGCCATCCGGGTCGCTCCCAACGCGCCGCCTCCGCCCGGCGCCATGACGGTGCGCAGCGTCAAGGCCGGCTCCCCGGCAAGCCGTTCGCGCATCCGCTCGCCGATGAAGTCCGGCAGCGCCGTAATCGCCATTGCGCGGTTGGTGAGGATCACGCCCGCGTAGTCCCGCCCGGGATCGAAGAACGAATAGCACGAGTAGCCGCCGGTGCCGCCGTTGTGCCAATAGACACCGCCAGCGTCGCGGACCCAGCCAAGCCCGATCGCCCGTCCGCTGGGCACGTCCGCCTGGAGCCTCTGCGACAATTCGAGCGCCGCCGTCAACCCGTGGCCAACCGCGGAGCGCGGATGGAGCTGAGCGTCCAGATACGTCAACATGTCGCCAGCGGTCGAACGGATGCCGCCGGCTGGCGCCATGGCGTCCATGTCCCATCCCTTCACTTCGCGCCCACGCGCGTCGACGCCGGGCAAGAAGCGCGCGGCCATTTCTTCCGGCAGCCGGATCGCGGTATCGCGCATTCCCAACGGACCGGTGATCTCGCGCCGCACCAGTTCCTCGTAGTCCACGCTGGCCGCGCGCCCGAGCACTGTGCCGAGCAAGGCGTAGCCGAGATTGCTGTATTCGAACCGCGCGTTGCCCGGCCGGCGCACGCCGTGGCGTGCGATGAACTCGAATAATTGCTTGGGATGGTAGTCCGCCGCTGGATTTGACCGGTCGGCGGGGTGGATATTGTCCGGCATTGGCGGCAGCCCCGAGAAGTGGGTCGCCAGGCTGAGCAACGTGATTTCGCGGCCGCCCGGAGGGGCACTCCCGGCGCCCGGGGGCAACAGCATCCGCAGCGGATCCGTCAGCTTAACCTCGCCGCGCGCGACGGACTGCGCCAACAGCAACCCGGTGAACGTCTTGCTGATCGAGCCAATCTCGAAAATCGAATCCTCACGCGCCGCGCCATAGGTCCAGACGCGCCGCGCCCCGCGATGGAGCAAACCGATCGCCGCGCCGCCGGCTCCGCCCTGGGCAAAGGCGCCCCCACCGGCCCCACCAGCCTGCGCGAGCGCCTGATCCAGGTCCGCCCGCAACGCATCCGGGCCCATGGCCGGCAGCGCCGGATCGTAGGTCATCTCAGGAACAGGCTGGCGGACGGCGCGCTCATGGAACGTAAGCGGCCAGACGAGCCCCCCGACGCAATGCAGGCTCACCACCACGCCCGCCACGGCCGTCGCCATCGCGGCGATCTTGGCA
Coding sequences within:
- a CDS encoding response regulator, which translates into the protein MKPAPTTARTILIVEDSPQMAANLEIALTNVDGAEIRVAGTGLEAWGMLQEEAARVAAVITDLEMPRMDGFELISRMRAVPRYARTPIIVASGSSDPDWTERVLSLGANACFAKPYSPRALRRKLETLLGECA
- a CDS encoding serine hydrolase domain-containing protein; translation: MNRTTAILLAAALAAVSTPAQKLQISTKRLERVDHLLDRFVAEKKIAGAVALVLRDGVPVYERAVGWADIEAKRKMTTDTIFRIASQSKAITSAAVLALVEDGKIGLDQRAGDFIPTFAKTTVALKEGGTEPAKRPITIRHLLTHTAGISYGVDAHVRDAYARLGLGPNAGNGWYTADKDEPICVTMDRLGTLPFVSQPGEAYVYGYNTDILGCIVEKASGKSLDEFVRERITGPLGMKDTRFYIPPAERDRLAAVYATGPSGAVVRAPEGSKGQGHYVEGPRKSFAGGAGLTSTARDYARFLEAIRRDGELDGARILGTRTARLMKTNQSGTLHSTNGLGFGLGFQTVDRYGASGMAGVGAFGWGGAYGTTYQVDPESGLVVVLMIQLMPNGTDIQPKFSASVYQALE
- a CDS encoding serine hydrolase domain-containing protein — translated: MRPSRQFRALYREFLFRVVDLDMIAPDGDTGRLLGQIAALLIFLSVVSLIPALGLAIAGGLPPQVGLMIVWTAQHYLIALTMLAAGLTAVLTWDAAFPDRRDVHIIAPLPVRPRTILYAKIAAMATAVAGVVVSLHCVGGLVWPLTFHERAVRQPVPEMTYDPALPAMGPDALRADLDQALAQAGGAGGGAFAQGGAGGAAIGLLHRGARRVWTYGAAREDSIFEIGSISKTFTGLLLAQSVARGEVKLTDPLRMLLPPGAGSAPPGGREITLLSLATHFSGLPPMPDNIHPADRSNPAADYHPKQLFEFIARHGVRRPGNARFEYSNLGYALLGTVLGRAASVDYEELVRREITGPLGMRDTAIRLPEEMAARFLPGVDARGREVKGWDMDAMAPAGGIRSTAGDMLTYLDAQLHPRSAVGHGLTAALELSQRLQADVPSGRAIGLGWVRDAGGVYWHNGGTGGYSCYSFFDPGRDYAGVILTNRAMAITALPDFIGERMRERLAGEPALTLRTVMAPGGGGALGATRMALAYWVTMLASAAFVFLFVMALQGAAEQILPRRWFLRVSPGLQLTIFAGLVGGYMLLPLAVSPPVLVSAQNGGWLWWSPTYWFLGLFQQLAGSEVLAPLARRAWAALGGALLVAAAAYLFAYLRSMRRIAEQPDVAPVAGMHWLRLPGRGVDRAVAHFGIRTLARSRQHRLLLAFYWGLALAVVVFIVKAPGVQRQLGANEDALREPNVPLLVASILVLCASVIGIRVAASLPVELRANWIFRMTTGEGGHAVPRAVRRTMYALGIGPVALLAATVFFVIWPVWAAAVHLVALSLLGIVLVEISLASFPKIPFTCSYQPGKSGFNIAALAYVAVALPVVTAARLERQALRSPEGVAILLAALAAAAFAARWRNSLSGQEEGRMLEFDDRAEPAVQPLDLHRDGTSPV
- a CDS encoding response regulator transcription factor, yielding MQTILLIDDDESLQDTITVMLEQEGFRVVQASDGTTGYEKALTLKPDLLIVDLRLPGMTGTEICKQLRSAQIQTPIIVLSAVGEEVDKVVLLEIGADDYVTKPFGRRELLARIRAVLRRASPEVHTVLRFGETEVDLERRVVKRGNNEIKVTPAEYNLLVYFLQNPDRPLTRDMILNAVWGYDSFPNTRTVDAHVVKLRQKLEPDANVPRHFTTVHGVGYRFLP